A window of Ignavibacterium sp. contains these coding sequences:
- a CDS encoding DUF4397 domain-containing protein, whose product MLIKKMLFVLLTFATTISLASCSDDENTTAPTPAEKANVLVVHASPDAPGVDLLVDNTVVGTNLTFPNNTGYLSVDAGTRNVKVNVTGTTTTVIQADLNLTANKNYSVFAVNQVSAIEPLVLEDDLTTPVSGKAHVRFIHLSPNAPSVNITLTDGTIVFGDVAFKGSVNFTPLDAGTYNLQVRDAATNQTVVLELPNITLQAGKIYTVFAKGLLGGTGAQELGAQIIVNK is encoded by the coding sequence ATGTTAATCAAGAAGATGTTATTTGTACTTTTAACTTTCGCAACTACTATTTCGCTGGCAAGCTGCAGCGACGACGAAAACACAACAGCTCCAACACCTGCAGAGAAAGCTAATGTGCTCGTCGTTCATGCTTCGCCTGATGCACCGGGAGTTGATTTATTAGTTGATAATACCGTTGTCGGAACTAATCTGACTTTCCCCAATAACACTGGCTATTTGTCAGTTGACGCAGGAACAAGAAATGTAAAGGTTAATGTAACCGGTACAACTACAACTGTTATTCAAGCAGATCTTAATTTAACTGCAAATAAAAATTATTCAGTATTTGCAGTAAATCAGGTGAGTGCAATCGAACCATTAGTGCTGGAAGACGATTTGACTACTCCTGTAAGCGGAAAAGCACATGTAAGGTTTATTCATTTATCGCCAAATGCTCCCTCAGTTAATATTACTTTAACTGACGGTACAATTGTATTTGGAGATGTTGCATTCAAGGGCTCTGTTAATTTTACGCCTCTTGATGCAGGTACTTATAATCTTCAGGTAAGAGACGCTGCAACAAATCAAACAGTAGTATTAGAACTTCCAAACATTACTCTTCAGGCAGGAAAAATCTATACTGTATTTGCAAAAGGATTGCTTGGTGGAACCGGAGCTCAGGAATTGGGTGCCCAGATAATAGTAAACAAATAG
- a CDS encoding ATP-binding cassette domain-containing protein, whose amino-acid sequence MIEIINLHKNFGRKEVLRGVNLTIEPGETIVIIGRSGCGKSVLIKHIVGLLIPDEGYVKVENKIVNELSIKELYELRRKFGFLFQGAALFDSMTVEENVALPLIESYNNYTLKEVRKIVEEKLELVGLSGVLNLKPAELSGGMKKRVGLARALVTNPSYILYDEPTTGLDPIMSDSIDQLIKELSEKLKVTSVVVTHDMYSVKNVAKKVAMMNDGIIYFVGKPDELLNSKDKVIMDFIRRTEV is encoded by the coding sequence ATGATAGAGATAATCAATCTTCATAAAAATTTCGGAAGAAAAGAAGTTCTTCGCGGCGTTAATCTAACAATCGAACCCGGAGAAACTATTGTAATTATCGGAAGAAGCGGTTGTGGCAAAAGTGTGTTGATAAAACATATTGTTGGTTTACTTATACCTGATGAAGGTTATGTTAAAGTGGAAAATAAAATTGTAAATGAGTTGAGCATAAAAGAATTATATGAGTTGAGAAGAAAATTCGGATTTTTATTTCAAGGTGCTGCATTGTTTGATTCAATGACTGTTGAGGAAAATGTTGCTCTTCCCTTAATTGAATCTTACAATAATTACACACTGAAAGAGGTCCGCAAAATTGTTGAGGAGAAACTTGAACTTGTTGGACTAAGCGGTGTATTAAATCTTAAACCAGCAGAACTTTCAGGTGGAATGAAAAAAAGAGTCGGACTTGCGCGAGCACTGGTAACCAATCCTTCTTACATTTTGTACGATGAACCAACAACCGGACTTGACCCGATAATGTCAGACTCAATTGATCAGCTTATCAAAGAACTTTCAGAAAAGCTCAAAGTAACTTCGGTTGTTGTTACACATGATATGTACAGTGTAAAAAATGTAGCTAAAAAAGTTGCAATGATGAACGATGGAATTATTTATTTTGTGGGTAAACCGGATGAACTTCTAAATTCAAAAGATAAAGTTATTATGGATTTCATTCGTCGAACCGAAGTTTAG
- a CDS encoding CBS domain-containing protein, which produces METIKDIIKGRDIYTVESGTSIKAAVNYMAEKGVGLVPVLKDGKLVGVFSERDLVKRVIAKDKDLNSTLVDDVMSTNLVIAKIDETTEQAMAKMKEAKTRHILVIDNEKLVGVLSVRDLLEIDLNQCKTTVEVLHNYIYSK; this is translated from the coding sequence ATGGAAACTATCAAAGACATTATCAAAGGTCGTGATATTTACACAGTGGAATCCGGGACTTCAATTAAAGCTGCAGTAAATTACATGGCTGAGAAAGGCGTTGGACTCGTTCCTGTTCTTAAAGACGGTAAGCTTGTTGGAGTATTTTCCGAAAGAGATTTGGTGAAGAGAGTGATTGCTAAAGATAAAGACCTTAATTCAACTCTGGTTGATGATGTGATGTCCACTAACCTTGTGATTGCAAAAATTGATGAAACAACAGAACAGGCAATGGCCAAAATGAAGGAAGCAAAAACCCGACATATACTCGTAATTGACAATGAAAAGCTTGTTGGTGTTTTATCAGTAAGAGATTTACTGGAAATAGATTTAAATCAATGTAAAACCACTGTGGAAGTTCTTCACAATTATATCTATTCAAAATAA
- a CDS encoding DUF2721 domain-containing protein, translating to MNQIPSIVEIIQLMLAPGLMISACGLLLLGMNNKYSLVVNRIRLLNDERRKIVHKLDDKNFNYHENVRLASISKQLDALVFRVKLVRNAVLSYTVAVALFVLTSLSIGAEEIFSINRLTSVITILFSLGMLSVLTGVIFAAYETYKGYEIVRFEVLAEE from the coding sequence ATGAATCAAATTCCTTCTATTGTAGAAATCATTCAACTGATGCTCGCACCTGGATTAATGATATCTGCCTGCGGGCTTTTATTACTTGGAATGAACAATAAATATTCTTTGGTTGTAAACAGAATCAGGCTATTAAATGACGAAAGAAGAAAAATTGTTCATAAGCTTGATGATAAGAATTTCAATTACCACGAAAATGTTCGTCTCGCAAGCATATCAAAACAACTTGATGCACTCGTCTTCAGAGTAAAGCTGGTACGGAATGCTGTGTTGTCGTACACAGTAGCAGTTGCTTTATTTGTTCTAACATCACTGTCAATAGGAGCAGAAGAAATATTCAGTATTAACAGATTAACATCCGTAATTACCATTTTATTTTCTTTGGGAATGTTATCAGTTTTAACGGGAGTAATATTTGCTGCATACGAAACCTACAAAGGATATGAGATAGTTAGATTTGAGGTTTTGGCTGAGGAGTAA
- a CDS encoding lamin tail domain-containing protein: MTKKLYIILSLLLIQKIFSQADTSIIFSEIMFYPASGNNEFVELYNTSTTQSVDLLNWKIKYYTSTNDVIIDAGFGTILPPQSFAIIFENDYDIVNGIYSGLVPANALILKISDGSYGSSGMANTTSRPLWLINSFNDTVDYYFYSADNLQTFSDEKILMNRDSSQTNWSNSLYSNGTPGFTNSVTPLNYDLQISSLIFNPPQPILGEDVTIITTVRNKGILTATSFLVEIFNDVNFDSTGQANEIIYSQSFTNLSSGDSLIVSTTLTNLLIGSYQIIAKVTFNEDENPQNNQLIKSLIVYPPGNVFNDLVINEIMYAPLSGQPEWVELLNKSANPVNLKKWKFSDATSSVIIINQDFILQPDSFVVLTADSSILNYFPVASQIIKISMPALNNTGDAVVIKDSMNVLIDSVSYLPSWGGNSDGKSLERISKDNPGNDPQNWKTSQSIFRATPGKINSVTPKDYDLTITEFKSINNYGIVGEQISFSSKIKNIGLNNSAQFDLLLYHDVNLDSIPQTNELLSQQSFITLNVADSLETVFSTESFDEGENNFILKIQTSIDDDTTNNIAFNKIVGVVVNEVRNDIVINEIMFAPTSPEPEWIEIYNRSNKTINLKGYRIADAADTVNVILSSLLLNPSEFLVIAQDSTINSFYNVQSGVYVSSIPTLNNTDDKLILLDSLNRVIDSLQYFSSWGGTNGKSLERVNVNLSSTDSLNWKTSVSRYKATPGTFNSVTKKDYDLLASDIVFTPKFPLNGDNVGVAAVIKNIGNLPASFSLRLFEDTNLDSLPDILVETSSQFQLANDDSVVINFSYLIQNLISKKAFYFIADFQNDQDTSNNYFYKNIEPGFPPQTIVVNEIMFAPFGGEPEWIELYNNSSEQINLNGWKISDVITTPAVAEIKSDLIIAPEGYVVLTKDTTIFNYHRFIPSQVLKLNLPSLNNDIDGVIIKDNRGMTIDSVYYSNQWGGTNGYSLERISAVASSNQSSNWQSSKDIEQSTPGRINSVTPKEFDLLVSEIIFTPRFPVLNDNVSVSAKIKNSGLNSTSTFEVKFFIDTDSNNVVDQMLSSISGTNLSSGDSTIVTSSVQIQNLQRKTLLAASVYFVSDSDTLNNYLEKFIEPGFASEIIKINEVMYNTSSDRPEWIELVNASSDSVNLKDWSISDLLTSPTKAIISSQDVYVLPNEYFVISRDTSFLRFYPDVQCKIFYSNFGTLGNTSDGVVLYDFRNGIIDSLFYRSSWGSKTNVSLERINLNESTNDSTNWTLSLSQKGSTPGEANSIFNLPSYQRNSVVINEIMFDPDIDNSEYIEFYNISNDSVNIGGWTISDENGNSFKLFSSSFSLPPKAYFLLIADSIMLDKFNLSNYDFKNIIGTSSLGLVNTGELILLRDVKGNVIDSVFYSSKWHNRNFVTTKNKSIERINPNLGSNDPFNWSTCVNSVGGTPGYVNSIFAENKNIQSNISVSPNPFSPDNDGFEDFAIINYSLSQSVSQIKLKIFDSKGRLVRTVYSNQPSGSNGSVIFDGLDDDGNALRIGIYIILLEALNDNSGTVETLKTTVVVARKLN; the protein is encoded by the coding sequence ATGACGAAAAAACTTTACATCATTTTATCTCTTTTACTTATTCAGAAAATTTTTTCTCAGGCAGACACTTCTATAATTTTCTCTGAGATAATGTTTTATCCGGCAAGCGGTAACAATGAATTTGTTGAACTTTATAATACAAGCACAACTCAATCTGTTGATCTTTTGAACTGGAAAATCAAATACTACACTTCTACTAATGATGTAATTATTGACGCCGGATTTGGAACTATTCTGCCTCCGCAATCTTTCGCAATAATCTTTGAGAATGATTACGATATTGTTAATGGAATTTACTCCGGCTTAGTGCCGGCAAATGCGTTGATATTAAAAATATCTGATGGTTCATATGGTTCTTCAGGAATGGCGAATACAACAAGCCGACCTTTGTGGTTAATTAATTCATTTAACGATACAGTTGATTATTACTTTTATTCCGCTGATAACTTGCAAACCTTCTCTGATGAAAAAATTTTAATGAACAGAGATTCTTCGCAAACTAATTGGTCAAACTCGCTTTACTCAAACGGGACGCCGGGATTTACAAATTCAGTAACACCATTAAATTATGATTTGCAAATATCTTCTCTGATATTCAATCCTCCGCAGCCAATTTTGGGTGAAGATGTAACAATTATAACAACAGTAAGAAATAAAGGAATCCTGACTGCTACTAGTTTTCTCGTTGAGATTTTTAACGATGTTAATTTTGATTCAACAGGTCAGGCAAATGAAATAATTTATTCGCAATCTTTTACAAATCTCTCAAGCGGAGATTCGCTAATTGTTTCGACTACACTGACAAATTTGTTGATTGGTTCTTATCAGATAATTGCCAAAGTAACTTTTAATGAAGATGAAAATCCTCAGAATAATCAATTGATAAAATCGTTAATAGTATATCCTCCGGGAAATGTTTTTAATGATTTGGTAATTAATGAGATTATGTATGCGCCGTTGAGTGGTCAGCCGGAGTGGGTAGAGTTACTGAACAAATCAGCAAATCCTGTGAATCTGAAGAAGTGGAAATTTTCTGATGCAACATCAAGTGTTATAATCATTAATCAGGATTTCATTTTGCAACCGGATTCATTCGTTGTGCTCACAGCAGATTCTTCCATACTAAATTATTTTCCTGTAGCTTCTCAGATAATTAAAATATCTATGCCGGCACTAAACAATACCGGTGATGCTGTCGTAATTAAAGATTCTATGAATGTTTTGATTGATTCAGTTTCATACTTGCCATCGTGGGGAGGAAATTCTGATGGTAAATCTCTTGAAAGAATATCTAAAGATAATCCAGGTAATGATCCACAAAACTGGAAGACTTCACAAAGCATATTCAGAGCAACTCCGGGCAAGATAAACTCAGTTACACCTAAGGATTATGACTTAACAATAACTGAATTCAAATCAATAAATAATTATGGAATAGTTGGTGAGCAGATTTCTTTTAGTTCAAAAATAAAAAATATCGGATTAAATAATTCTGCTCAGTTTGATTTGTTGCTTTATCACGATGTAAATCTTGATTCTATTCCTCAAACTAATGAGTTGTTGTCACAACAAAGCTTTATTACTCTTAATGTTGCTGACAGTCTTGAAACTGTTTTTAGCACGGAAAGTTTCGACGAAGGTGAAAATAATTTTATTCTGAAAATTCAGACCTCAATTGATGATGATACAACAAACAATATTGCTTTTAATAAAATTGTTGGCGTAGTAGTTAATGAAGTTCGAAACGATATTGTAATAAATGAAATAATGTTCGCACCAACTTCACCTGAACCAGAATGGATTGAAATTTATAACCGGTCAAACAAAACAATTAATCTTAAAGGCTACAGAATAGCTGATGCTGCTGATACAGTTAATGTAATCTTGAGTTCATTATTATTAAACCCGAGTGAGTTTTTAGTTATTGCTCAAGATTCAACCATAAACTCTTTTTACAATGTTCAGTCAGGAGTTTATGTGAGTTCAATCCCAACACTCAATAATACTGATGATAAGTTAATTCTGCTTGATTCTCTCAATCGTGTAATTGATTCTTTGCAGTATTTTTCTTCGTGGGGAGGAACAAATGGTAAATCGCTTGAAAGAGTGAATGTTAATTTATCTTCAACTGATTCGTTAAATTGGAAAACATCTGTAAGTCGTTACAAAGCTACTCCCGGCACTTTCAATTCTGTTACGAAGAAAGATTACGATTTACTTGCAAGCGATATTGTGTTCACTCCAAAATTTCCATTGAATGGCGATAATGTTGGTGTTGCTGCTGTAATTAAAAACATCGGAAATTTGCCGGCATCTTTTTCATTAAGACTTTTTGAAGATACCAATCTTGATTCTCTGCCTGATATTCTTGTCGAAACTTCTTCACAATTTCAATTAGCAAATGATGATTCAGTAGTTATAAACTTTTCATACCTGATTCAGAATTTAATCAGTAAAAAAGCATTTTACTTTATTGCTGATTTTCAGAATGATCAGGATACTTCAAATAATTATTTTTATAAAAATATTGAACCTGGATTTCCACCACAGACAATTGTGGTTAATGAAATAATGTTTGCCCCATTTGGTGGTGAACCTGAATGGATTGAACTTTACAATAATTCTTCCGAACAGATTAATCTTAATGGCTGGAAAATTTCTGATGTGATAACTACTCCTGCTGTTGCAGAAATAAAATCAGATTTAATTATTGCTCCTGAAGGATATGTTGTGCTGACGAAAGATACAACCATCTTTAATTATCACAGATTCATTCCTTCACAGGTATTAAAGTTAAATTTGCCAAGTCTGAACAATGATATTGATGGAGTAATTATTAAAGACAATCGTGGTATGACAATCGACTCAGTTTACTACTCAAATCAGTGGGGAGGAACAAACGGATATTCGCTCGAAAGGATTTCAGCAGTTGCTAGTTCCAATCAATCATCTAACTGGCAGAGCAGCAAAGATATTGAGCAAAGTACTCCCGGAAGAATTAATAGTGTTACACCAAAAGAATTTGATCTTCTTGTTTCAGAAATTATTTTCACGCCGCGATTTCCGGTATTGAATGATAATGTTTCTGTATCTGCAAAAATCAAAAATTCCGGATTAAATAGTACCAGCACTTTCGAAGTTAAATTTTTCATTGATACGGATTCTAACAATGTCGTTGACCAAATGCTTTCATCAATATCAGGAACAAATCTTTCTTCGGGTGATTCTACTATTGTAACTTCATCAGTACAAATTCAGAATCTTCAGAGAAAAACTTTACTCGCAGCTTCAGTCTATTTCGTTAGTGATTCAGATACGCTGAATAATTATCTTGAAAAATTTATTGAACCGGGCTTTGCATCGGAAATAATCAAAATAAATGAAGTGATGTACAATACTTCTTCTGATAGACCCGAATGGATTGAGCTTGTTAATGCTTCCTCAGATTCTGTAAATCTTAAAGACTGGAGTATCAGCGATTTGTTAACATCTCCTACAAAAGCAATAATCAGTTCGCAGGATGTTTATGTATTACCTAACGAATATTTTGTCATTTCAAGAGATACTTCTTTTCTTAGATTTTATCCTGATGTTCAATGCAAAATATTTTATTCGAACTTTGGTACGCTTGGTAACACCTCCGATGGAGTTGTTTTGTATGATTTCAGGAATGGAATTATTGATAGTTTATTCTATCGTTCATCCTGGGGAAGTAAAACTAATGTCTCTCTGGAACGAATAAATTTAAATGAATCCACAAATGACAGCACAAACTGGACATTATCGCTTTCTCAAAAGGGAAGTACACCGGGCGAAGCAAATTCTATTTTTAACTTGCCATCTTATCAAAGGAATTCTGTTGTCATCAATGAAATTATGTTTGATCCTGATATTGATAACAGCGAGTATATTGAATTTTATAATATCAGCAATGATTCCGTAAATATTGGTGGCTGGACAATCTCTGATGAAAATGGAAATTCATTTAAGTTGTTTTCATCAAGCTTTTCACTTCCACCCAAAGCATATTTCCTTTTGATAGCCGATTCAATTATGCTTGATAAATTTAATCTGAGTAATTATGACTTTAAAAATATTATTGGGACATCCTCACTTGGTTTAGTTAATACAGGCGAATTAATTCTTCTCAGAGATGTTAAAGGAAATGTTATTGATTCGGTCTTTTATTCCAGCAAATGGCACAACAGAAATTTTGTTACAACAAAAAACAAATCAATTGAAAGAATTAATCCGAATTTAGGAAGTAATGACCCTTTCAATTGGAGCACTTGTGTAAATTCTGTTGGCGGAACTCCAGGTTATGTTAACAGCATCTTCGCGGAAAATAAAAATATTCAATCAAACATTTCTGTTTCACCAAATCCATTTTCACCCGACAATGATGGTTTTGAAGATTTTGCAATCATCAATTACAGCCTCTCACAATCAGTTTCACAGATTAAGCTGAAAATTTTTGATAGCAAAGGAAGATTGGTTAGAACTGTGTACAGTAATCAGCCAAGTGGTTCAAACGGCTCAGTAATTTTTGATGGATTGGATGATGATGGCAATGCTCTTCGAATCGGAATTTACATTATCCTGCTTGAAGCACTCAATGATAATAGTGGAACAGTTGAAACTCTTAAAACCACTGTAGTAGTTGCAAGAAAGTTAAATTAG
- a CDS encoding SDR family NAD(P)-dependent oxidoreductase, with protein sequence MNLKNKVILITGASSGIGEAVAKKFADEGALLALAARRKDMIDKIAQQLELKTRVAAYKCDVTNLDEVRNVYRQIKVDCGKVDIAFLNSGVSFRSGIKEFDSVKAKQTFDTNVMGLINFIEVLLPDFISEKNGVIVGVSSLADSRGFPKSGFYCASKAAASIFLESLRIELKPYNVKVITVRPGFVKTPMTDKNEFFMPFLMEPEKAADIIVKEIKKEKSRIQFPLAISLAVRLLRIIPDSLFEYLASREPIPRK encoded by the coding sequence ATGAATCTGAAGAATAAAGTTATCCTGATTACCGGTGCTTCTTCCGGAATAGGCGAAGCTGTTGCTAAAAAGTTTGCTGACGAAGGAGCTTTGCTTGCGCTTGCCGCAAGAAGAAAAGATATGATTGATAAAATTGCACAGCAACTTGAATTGAAAACCAGAGTTGCTGCTTATAAATGTGATGTAACAAATCTTGATGAAGTCAGAAATGTTTATCGTCAGATAAAAGTTGATTGCGGAAAAGTAGATATAGCATTCCTTAATTCGGGAGTAAGTTTTCGTTCAGGCATAAAAGAGTTTGATTCAGTAAAAGCCAAACAGACATTCGATACCAATGTGATGGGATTGATAAATTTTATCGAAGTTCTTCTTCCGGATTTTATATCTGAGAAAAACGGAGTAATAGTTGGCGTTTCAAGTCTTGCAGATAGCAGAGGATTTCCTAAAAGCGGATTTTATTGTGCGAGTAAAGCTGCAGCTTCAATTTTTCTTGAAAGTCTAAGAATTGAACTGAAGCCATATAATGTGAAGGTAATTACCGTAAGACCTGGCTTCGTTAAAACTCCTATGACAGATAAAAATGAATTTTTCATGCCTTTTCTGATGGAACCCGAAAAAGCTGCAGATATAATTGTTAAAGAAATAAAAAAAGAAAAGAGTCGAATTCAATTTCCATTGGCAATTTCATTAGCAGTAAGGTTATTAAGAATTATTCCTGATTCTTTATTTGAATATCTTGCTTCGCGGGAACCTATACCAAGAAAATAA
- a CDS encoding DUF3109 family protein, whose product MFFGKIIAIDEVLVREEVLNTPFACDLKKCKGACCTLDSEFGAPVNEEEIEQIKEVLPVVKDYISEEHWSEIQRNGFFEKKFDELLLRSINNKACVFVYYEGDIAKCSIEKAYFDGKVKFRKPISCHLFPIRVAKFGGDILRYEKFSECTPALENGKKQNITIAEFCKDSLIRLYGEKWYSQLKEKSGR is encoded by the coding sequence ATGTTTTTTGGTAAAATAATTGCTATTGATGAAGTCCTTGTTAGGGAAGAAGTGCTGAATACACCATTTGCCTGTGACCTGAAAAAATGCAAAGGAGCTTGTTGTACACTCGATAGCGAATTTGGTGCACCGGTAAATGAAGAAGAGATTGAGCAAATTAAAGAAGTACTTCCTGTTGTTAAGGATTATATAAGTGAAGAGCACTGGAGCGAAATTCAAAGAAACGGATTCTTTGAAAAAAAATTTGATGAACTTCTGCTTAGAAGTATAAATAATAAAGCTTGCGTGTTTGTTTATTACGAAGGTGATATTGCAAAGTGTTCCATTGAGAAAGCTTACTTTGATGGAAAAGTGAAATTCAGGAAACCAATTTCCTGTCACTTGTTTCCAATAAGAGTTGCAAAGTTCGGTGGGGATATTTTACGATACGAAAAATTTTCTGAATGTACACCGGCTTTGGAAAACGGGAAAAAACAAAACATAACAATTGCAGAATTCTGCAAAGATTCTTTAATAAGACTTTATGGAGAAAAATGGTATTCACAACTAAAGGAAAAATCGGGTCGTTAA
- the rpoN gene encoding RNA polymerase factor sigma-54, with product MLTLNQRLSQQQRLSPQQIQYQKLLQLNNLALEQRIKTELEMNPLLVEEMELDTEQDDKEKENETETEAEVEATEDSDKADEEFSLEDFMNDDELDHEKLNRSNDEETFHPVAPQKTSLYEHLREQLMMLDLDENLYMLGEEIIGNLDADGYLKRDLAEIVQELELFEHVKIDMKDAEELLKKIQKFDPIGIASRSLQECLIVQLQEAKADEYYKYIAIKILEDYYDEFSKRRFDIIKKKMKLTDDTLREALDLIQKMNPKPGEGNVDIVEMNQVTPDFIVEKVNDMWIVTLNDKSMPSITIDKKYLEMFDANKRKKRSDRERETYKFLREKFESAKWFIACIQQRRETLMKIMRAILEMQYEFFEKGPKYLKPMIYKDIADIIGMDISTISRVVNGKYVQSPQGIHELKYFFSEGLSTDTGEEVSNKHIRERVKEIIESENKKAPYSDEKIAQMLQAEGIHVARRTIAKYREMLKIPVARLRKENI from the coding sequence ATGCTAACACTTAATCAAAGACTTTCACAACAACAGAGACTTTCGCCACAACAAATACAATATCAGAAACTGCTTCAGTTAAATAATCTGGCACTTGAGCAGAGAATTAAAACAGAACTCGAAATGAATCCGCTCCTTGTAGAAGAAATGGAACTCGATACTGAGCAGGACGATAAAGAAAAGGAAAACGAAACAGAAACTGAAGCCGAAGTTGAAGCTACAGAAGATTCAGATAAAGCTGATGAAGAGTTTTCGCTTGAAGATTTTATGAATGATGATGAACTTGACCACGAAAAACTTAACAGAAGTAACGATGAAGAAACATTTCATCCTGTAGCTCCTCAAAAAACTTCTCTCTATGAACATCTGCGTGAACAATTAATGATGCTCGATCTTGACGAGAACCTTTATATGCTTGGTGAAGAAATTATAGGAAACCTCGATGCTGATGGATACTTAAAAAGAGACCTTGCCGAGATTGTTCAGGAACTTGAGCTATTCGAACATGTGAAAATTGATATGAAGGATGCGGAAGAACTTCTTAAAAAGATTCAGAAGTTTGATCCGATTGGAATTGCAAGTCGTTCACTTCAGGAATGTTTAATCGTACAGCTTCAGGAAGCAAAAGCAGATGAATATTATAAATACATTGCTATCAAAATTCTTGAAGATTATTACGATGAATTTTCAAAGCGACGATTTGATATAATCAAGAAGAAGATGAAACTTACCGATGATACTTTGAGAGAAGCTCTTGACCTTATTCAGAAGATGAATCCCAAACCCGGAGAAGGTAATGTAGATATTGTCGAGATGAATCAGGTTACTCCGGATTTTATTGTCGAAAAAGTTAATGATATGTGGATTGTAACGCTCAACGATAAATCAATGCCTTCCATTACGATTGATAAAAAATATCTTGAGATGTTCGATGCCAATAAAAGAAAGAAAAGAAGCGACAGAGAAAGAGAAACCTATAAGTTTCTTCGGGAAAAATTTGAATCAGCTAAATGGTTCATAGCTTGCATTCAGCAGCGACGAGAGACTCTGATGAAAATAATGCGTGCAATTCTCGAAATGCAATATGAATTTTTCGAAAAAGGTCCCAAATATCTCAAGCCAATGATATACAAAGACATTGCAGATATAATCGGAATGGATATTTCCACAATCAGTCGTGTTGTGAATGGCAAGTATGTTCAAAGTCCGCAGGGAATTCACGAACTCAAATACTTTTTCAGTGAGGGACTTTCAACTGATACTGGCGAAGAAGTTTCAAACAAACATATCAGAGAACGCGTAAAAGAAATTATAGAATCAGAAAATAAAAAAGCTCCGTACAGCGATGAAAAGATTGCTCAGATGCTTCAGGCAGAAGGAATTCATGTTGCGAGAAGAACAATAGCAAAATACCGTGAGATGTTAAAAATTCCGGTTGCCAGGTTACGTAAAGAAAATATTTAA
- a CDS encoding methyltransferase, with protein MNDLVDVLSLISLLTLFGYSHSVLASLKVKEFIRRQFGNAIAFYRLFYNAISLITLYLIWEYAPHPSLKIYKLSPPFDYLVLIPQLISLIGIFWSFRYICFKEFLGLSQIERFLNKQFSADELDEKMTFRIEGPYKYSRHPIYFFSIIFLVFRAEMDLFYLTVLICFIAYFYIGSVYEEKKLIKIFGKDYEDYQKNVPRIFPIKLFNIKS; from the coding sequence ATGAATGATTTAGTTGATGTTCTGAGCCTTATTTCACTACTAACTCTTTTTGGTTATTCTCATTCTGTTCTTGCATCATTAAAAGTAAAAGAATTTATACGCAGGCAATTTGGAAATGCAATTGCTTTTTACAGATTATTCTATAATGCGATTTCCTTAATCACTCTTTATCTTATTTGGGAATACGCTCCGCATCCATCGTTAAAAATTTATAAGCTTAGTCCTCCATTCGATTATCTGGTTTTAATTCCTCAATTAATTTCTTTAATCGGAATTTTCTGGTCTTTCAGGTATATCTGCTTCAAAGAATTTCTTGGTCTTTCACAGATTGAAAGATTTCTGAACAAACAATTTTCTGCAGATGAACTTGATGAGAAAATGACATTCAGAATCGAAGGACCTTATAAATATTCAAGACATCCCATATACTTTTTCTCAATAATATTTCTTGTCTTCAGAGCTGAAATGGATTTGTTTTACCTCACAGTTCTCATCTGTTTCATAGCATATTTTTACATCGGTTCTGTTTATGAAGAAAAGAAGCTGATTAAAATTTTTGGTAAAGATTATGAAGATTACCAAAAGAATGTACCCAGAATTTTCCCGATTAAATTATTCAACATTAAATCCTGA